A genomic window from Candidatus Palauibacter australiensis includes:
- a CDS encoding ribbon-helix-helix domain-containing protein yields the protein MRTTLNLDADVHRAVKSLARERGESLGAVASALIRRALRPRRTATSNGPVSRISGFPVVDVPEDAPPITPEMVAEALEDI from the coding sequence ATGAGAACCACATTAAACCTCGACGCCGACGTCCACCGCGCCGTGAAGAGCCTCGCGCGGGAGCGCGGAGAGAGTCTCGGCGCCGTCGCTTCGGCGTTGATCCGGCGCGCATTGCGACCACGTCGCACGGCGACTTCGAATGGCCCGGTGTCCCGGATCAGCGGCTTTCCTGTGGTCGACGTGCCCGAAGACGCCCCTCCGATCACGCCCGAGATGGTGGCGGAGGCGTTGGAGGATATCTGA